One genomic segment of Virgibacillus doumboii includes these proteins:
- a CDS encoding rhomboid family intramembrane serine protease: MYLVEQYRMYKTANSLVENDDFGVLFIKENHKEIWLEKYKNKTSHVVRLVHSEIHWKNHLKQDIAAVFQKAKTMKRYFLGKHVEIHNVYISSHAPVDDWEVLKKPMQLKERNPIKMKVYYLSDEDLEEEQSRLQQAIGSSNINYPNELSEQEMEEKVNYTIAKMESIFENKTKEMENVFSKGKPLLTYFLLAINIIMFFILEISGDSKSTGTLIQFGAKYNPAIIENDEWWRIISSMFLHIGFVHLFMNMLAVYYLGVAVERIYGNVRFIIIYFLAGIGGGLASFAFTTNISAGASGALFGLFGALLFFGLIHKRVFFQTMGPSLLIIIGINLIFGFVVPQVDNGAHLGGLVTGFIASAILHLPGKRKFGLQFPAFIVYAGIIFGLITFGIENNMNSTSYQLMKSELLNGQEEYEEAVETATEGLKDPGDFESHLLFQRSYAYIRLGKIDQAVNDLRKTIQINNEFAEAHFNLAILYYNNGELNKAKERIKKAYELKPEGKDVQQLYEEITGDTVD; the protein is encoded by the coding sequence ATGTACTTAGTTGAGCAATATAGAATGTATAAAACAGCAAACAGCCTGGTTGAAAATGATGATTTCGGTGTGCTGTTTATTAAAGAAAATCATAAAGAAATATGGCTTGAGAAATATAAAAATAAGACATCACATGTGGTCCGTCTGGTGCACAGTGAAATTCACTGGAAGAATCATTTGAAACAGGATATAGCGGCAGTTTTTCAAAAAGCAAAAACAATGAAGCGATATTTTCTTGGTAAACATGTTGAAATACATAATGTATATATTTCTTCCCACGCACCGGTTGATGATTGGGAAGTACTTAAAAAACCGATGCAATTAAAAGAAAGAAATCCGATAAAGATGAAAGTTTACTATTTATCAGATGAAGATCTGGAAGAGGAACAGTCCAGACTTCAACAAGCAATTGGCAGTTCAAACATCAATTATCCGAATGAACTGTCAGAGCAGGAAATGGAAGAAAAAGTCAACTATACTATAGCAAAAATGGAGTCAATTTTTGAAAATAAAACAAAAGAAATGGAAAACGTGTTCTCCAAGGGGAAACCATTACTAACATACTTTTTGTTGGCAATCAATATTATAATGTTTTTCATACTTGAAATAAGTGGAGACAGCAAATCAACAGGAACACTAATTCAATTTGGAGCAAAGTATAATCCGGCTATCATTGAAAACGATGAATGGTGGCGAATTATTTCGTCAATGTTTTTGCATATTGGATTTGTTCACTTATTTATGAATATGCTGGCGGTTTATTACCTGGGTGTTGCTGTTGAGCGGATATATGGCAACGTGAGATTTATTATTATCTATTTTTTGGCAGGTATTGGAGGAGGGCTTGCAAGTTTTGCATTTACCACGAACATTTCAGCAGGTGCCTCTGGTGCATTGTTCGGACTTTTTGGTGCGTTATTATTCTTTGGATTAATCCACAAACGAGTCTTTTTTCAAACGATGGGCCCAAGCTTACTTATTATCATTGGCATTAATCTAATATTTGGTTTTGTGGTTCCGCAAGTAGACAATGGGGCACATCTTGGTGGACTTGTAACCGGATTTATCGCATCAGCAATCCTGCACTTACCCGGGAAGAGAAAGTTTGGCTTACAATTCCCAGCATTCATTGTGTATGCAGGAATCATATTCGGGTTAATTACTTTCGGTATCGAAAATAATATGAATAGTACTTCCTATCAACTGATGAAATCAGAGCTGTTAAACGGCCAGGAAGAATATGAAGAAGCAGTGGAAACAGCTACGGAAGGTTTAAAAGATCCGGGTGACTTTGAAAGTCATTTGTTGTTTCAGCGCTCATATGCATACATCAGATTGGGAAAAATTGATCAGGCTGTAAACGATCTTCGAAAAACAATACAGATTAATAATGAATTTGCAGAAGCCCATTTTAACCTTGCAATTCTATATTACAATAATGGTGAACTTAACAAAGCAAAAGAACGAATTAAAAAAGCATACGAGCTCAAACCGGAAGGGAAAGACGTTCAACAATTATACGAGGAAATCACCGGTGATACGGTTGATTAA